In one Antennarius striatus isolate MH-2024 chromosome 15, ASM4005453v1, whole genome shotgun sequence genomic region, the following are encoded:
- the nt5c2l1 gene encoding 5'-nucleotidase, cytosolic II, like 1, translated as MFTAPTMETHPSISPDGSVVKKGFDQMVFVNRSLTLENIKCYGFDMDYTLAMYKSPDYESLGFELLKDRMVSIGYPHEILRYTYDPSFPTRGLVTDTMYGNLLKVDSNGNVLVCSHGFHFLKGGDIQKYYPKKFIQRDDTERYYVLNTLFNLSETYLYTCVVDFFTRCTRYTNLQTGYQHGDLFMSHRSMFQDVRAAMDFIHDMGILKERTLKNLEKYVIKDPDLPSLLNRLKVVAKVFLATNSDYNYTEAIMRYLLESNTKSGEKTSWRSFFDLIVVDTRKPLFFAEGTVLRQVDTVTGKLRIGTYTGDLQNGTVYSGGSSDIISELLDVKGKDILYIGDHIFGDILKSKKCQGWKTFLVVPELTKELKVFEEKKNLFEELKRLDLFLAELYKQSSSQESPDISAIQMRMNVLTYRMDMSYGQMGSLLRSGSRKTLFASQLMRYADLYSSCCTNLLHYPFNHLFMALPVLMPHEIASADFDSSELALTNNYITVKRN; from the exons aTGTTCACAGCTCCAACTATGGAGACACATCCCAGCATTTCCCCTGATGGATCTGTGGTGAAGAAAGGATTTGACCAAAT GGTGTTCGTCAACAGAAGTTTGACCCTAGAGAACATCAAATGCTATGGCTTCGACATGGACTACACACTGGCCA tgtACAAGTCTCCTGACTATGAGAGCTTGGGCTTTGAGCTGTTAAAAGACCGAATGGTGTCTATCGGATACCCGCATGAGATTCTACGCTACACGTATGACCCCAGCTTCCCCACACG CGGTTTGGTCACTGACACCATGTACGGAAACCTCCTGAAGGTGGATTCAAATGGAAATGTTCTAGTTTGCAGTCACGGCTTCCACTTCCTCAAAGG CGGAGACATTCAGAAGTATTATCCCAAAAAGTTCATCCAGAGAGACGACACTGAACGTTACTATGTCCTTAACACTCTCTTTAATCTCTCAG AGACATATCTCTACACCTGCGTTGTGGACTTCTTCACCAGATGCACAAGATACACAAA CCTCCAGACAGGTTACCAACACGGTGACCTGTTCATGTCCCACAGAAGCATGTTCCAGGACGTTCGAGCTGCAATGGATTTTATCCATGACATG GGGATCCTGAAAGAACGAACTCTAAAGAATTTAGAGAAATATGTTATCAAAGAT ccagATCTTCCATCTCTCTTGAACCGGCTTAAAGTAGTGGCCAAGGTCTTCCTTGCCACCAACAGTGACTATAACTATACAGAG GCCATTATGAGATACCTTCTTGAAAGTAATACTAAG TCTGGAGAGAAAACGTCGTGGCGCTCCTTCTTTGACTTGATCGTCGTGGACACCAGAAAGCCGCTGTTCTTTGCAGAGGGGACGGTGCTCAGACAAGTAGACACG GTGACAGGAAAGCTTCGGATTGGGACTTACACAGGAGACCTCCAAAATGGAACTGTTTACTCTGGAG GATCTTCAGACATCATCAGTGAGCTGCTGGACGTCAAGGGTAAGGACATCCTCTATATTGGTGACCACATTTTTGGAGACATCCTGAAATCTAAGAAATGCCAAGGCTGGAAAACGTTTCTGGTTGTGCCAGAGCTCACCAAGGAGCTGAAAGTgtttgaggagaagaaaa ATCTTTTTGAGGAGCTGAAACGTCTGGACCTCTTCTTAGCTGAGCTTTACAA GCAGAGCAGCAGTCAAGAAAGTCCTGACATCAGCGCCATCCAGATGAGAATGAAT GTATTGACCTACAGAATGGACATGTCCTACGGTCAGATGGGCAGCCTCTTGCGCAGCGGCTCCAGGAAGACATTGTTTGCGAGTCAGCTGATGCGTTATGCAGATCTGTACTCCTCCTGCTGTACAAACCTGCTGCACTACCCATTCAACCACCTCTTCATGGCGCTCCCGGTTCTT ATGCCACACGAGATAGCGTCGGCTGATTTCGACTCATCAGAGCTGGCTCTCACCAACAATTACATCACGGTGAAGAGAAACTAA
- the sppl3 gene encoding signal peptide peptidase-like 3 encodes MAEQGYSSWAYSLVDSSQVSTFLISILLIVYGSFRSLNMDCENQEKDKDGNPTPGAFNNSNTNNSIQTIDSTQALFLPIGASVSLLVMFFFFDSVQVVFTICTAVLATIAFAFLLLPMCQYLTRPCSPQNKISFGCCGRFTLAELLSFSLSVMLVLIWVLTGHWLLMDALAMGLCVAMIAFVRLPSLKVSCLLLSGLLIYDVFWVFFSAYIFNSNVMVKVATQPAENPIDVLSRKLHLGPGMGRDVPRLSLPGKLVFPSSTGSHFSMLGIGDIVMPGLLLCFVLRYDNYKKQATGEVPGPGNMSGRMQRVSYFHCTLIGYFVGLLTATVASRIHRAAQPALLYLVPFTLLPLLTMAYLKGDLRRMWSEPFHAKTSSSRFLEV; translated from the exons ggCATACTCCCTAGTTGACTCCAGCCAGGTGTCCACCTTCCTCATCTCCATCCTTCTCATCGTCTATGGCAGTTTCAG GTCATTAAATATGGATTGTGAGAACCAGGAGAAGGATAAAGATGGTAACCCCACGCCCGGGGCTTTCAataacagcaacacaaacaaca gtaTTCAAACTATAGACTCCACGCAGGCCCTGTTTCTGCCAATAGGAGCCTCTGTGTCCCTGCTAGtcatgttcttcttctttgactCTGTACAGGTGGTGTTCACCATCTGCACTGCAG TTCTTGCAACAATCGCATTTGCATTCCTCCTGTTGCCGATGTGCCAGTATCTGACCAGACCCTGCTCCCCACAGAACAA GATTTCCTTCGGCTGCTGTGGGCGTTTCACTCTGGCTGagctcctctccttctctctgtccgTCATGTTGGTGCTCATCTGGGTGCTGACTGGACACTGGCTTCTCATGGACG CTTTAGCCATGGGTTTGTGCGTCGCCATGATCGCCTTTGTGCGGCTTCCCAGTCTGAAGGTGTCCTGCCTGCTGCTGTCAGGACTTCTCATTTATGACGTGTTCTGG GTGTTCTTCTCAGCCTACATCTTTAATAGTAATGTGATGGTCAAGGTTGCAACACAACCCGCTGAAAATCCCATAGATGTTCTGTCCAGGAAGCTCCACTTGGGGCCTGGGATGGGCCGCGATGTCCCCCGTCTCTCCTTACCTGGCAAACTGGTCTTTCCCAG TTCCACAGGAAGTCACTTCTCGATGCTGGGAATAGGAGACATTGTGATGCCGGGGCTGCTCTTATGCTTTGTCCTGCGTTACGACAACTACAAGAAGCAGGCGACTGGAGAAGTTCCAGGTCCTGGAAACATGTCCGGACGCATGCAGCGTGTCTCGTATTTCCACTGCACTCTAATTGGATACTTCGTGG GTCTACTGACCGCCACCGTGGCCTCCAGGATTCATCGTGCCGCTCAACCCGCTCTGCTCTACCTGGTACCCTTCACCCTGCTGCCTCTGCTCACTATGGCCTACCTGAAG GGGGATTTGCGACGCATGTGGTCAGAGCCTTTTCACGCTAAGACCAGCAGCTCCCGCTTCCTGGAGGTATGA